A single region of the Brachypodium distachyon strain Bd21 chromosome 3, Brachypodium_distachyon_v3.0, whole genome shotgun sequence genome encodes:
- the LOC100832462 gene encoding uncharacterized protein LOC100832462: protein MSTKSQKQPQHVLVQMAVSAMATPCAIKLLLFAVPLALGFALGIVATLSLVSSTTTSGGALPGAALHLFFPPADANLSTAAAVPPQHPPESPVAQAGGLTTRAQSPPPPPPVDTGIISIANANKTAEAGPVIEKERLATVGASVRDDDDEELMARAAAAPREAVLGARPKVAFLFLTKWDLPMSPLWEKFFRGHQGRYSVYVHTDPAFNGGPDDDESSAFYRRRIPSKEVKWGHISMVEAERRLLAHALLDPSNARFVLLSESHVPLFDFPTVHSYLVNSTRSFVESYDEPGGAGRGRYKRGMGSAGIALRHWRKGSQWFELGRALAAEVVSDAVYFPAFKRFCKRNCYADEHYLPTLLNVRNRTAACAGRSVTWVDWSHGGPHPSRFTRMEVTVDFLRWLRNGGGRTCEYNGGNTTVCFLFARKFLPNSLTRFLRFAPKVMGFG, encoded by the exons atgAGCACCAAAAGCCAAAAGCAGCCGCAGCATGTACTAGTGCAGATGGCGGTGTCAGCCATGGCGACTCCTTGCGCCATCAAGCTGCTGCTCTTCGCCGTCCCCCTCGCCCTCGGCTTCGCGCTCGGCATCGTGGCCACGCTGTCCCTCGTGAGCTCGACCACCACGTCCGGCGGCGCACTCCCCGGTGCCGCCCTCCACCTCTTCTTCCCGCCGGCCGACGCAAACCTCtcaaccgccgccgctgtaCCACCGCAGCACCCGCCGGAGTCTCCGGTAGCACAGGCGGGAGGACTGACAACCCGGGCCcagtccccgccgccgccaccgccggtggACACCGGCATTATTAGCATCGCCAACGCAAATAAAACTGCAGAGGCGGGGCCGGTGATCGAGAAGGAACGATTGGCAACGGTGGGTGCCAGCGTtagggacgacgacgatgaggagcTGATGGcgcgggctgcggcggcgccgagggaGGCTGTACTGGGCGCGCGGCCCAAGGTGGCGTTCCTGTTCCTGACGAAGTGGGACCTGCCCATGTCGCCGCTGTGGGAAAAGTTCTTCCGGGGGCACCAAGGGCGCTACTCCGTCTACGTGCACACCGACCCGGCCTTCAACGGCGGcccggacgacgacgaaagcTCCGCCTTCTACCGCCGCCGGATCCCCAGCAAG GAGGTAAAATGGGGCCACATCAGCATGGTGGAAGCGGAGCGGCGTCTCCTGGCGCACGCACTACTGGACCCCTCCAACGCGCGCTTCGTCCTTCTCTCCGAGTCGCACGTCCCGCTCTTCGACTTCCCCACGGTCCACTCCTACCTGGTCAACTCCACGCGGTCCTTCGTGGAGTCCTACGACGagccgggcggcgcgggccggGGCCGGTACAAGCGCGGCATGGGCTCCGCCGGCATAGCCCTTCGGCACTGGCGCAAGGGCTCTCAGTGGTTCGAGCTGGGCCGGGCCCTGGCGGCCGAGGTGGTCTCCGACGCCGTCTACTTCCCGGCATTCAAGCGGTTCTGCAAGCGCAACTGCTACGCCGACGAGCACTATCTGCCCACGCTCCTCAACGTCCGGAACCGGACGGCGGCGTGCGCCGGGCGGAGCGTGACCTGGGTGGATTGGTCCCATGGCGGGCCGCACCCGTCGCGGTTTACTAGGATGGAGGTCACCGTGGATTTCCTGCGGTGGCTCAGGAACGGGGGAGGGAGGACCTGCGAGTACAACGGGGGGAACACCACGGTTTGCTTCTTGTTTGCAAGGAAGTTCTTGCCCAACTCGCTCACCCGGTTCTTGAGGTTCGCGCCCAAGGTGATGGGCTTTGGATGA